Proteins co-encoded in one Candidatus Thiodictyon syntrophicum genomic window:
- a CDS encoding DUF4351 domain-containing protein, producing MFTYNCRIFQRYDRPVASLAVLADDSPNWRPGAFGWDLFGCRHVLEYPLVKLLDYAPRLEGLLADPNPFALVTAAHLLTRETRGDAERRYAAKWRLARLLYERDWDRQRIIDLFAVIDWMMRLPPELETKLWQELTTLECNKTMPYVTSVERIGYQRGRQEEAGALVQKLLRRRFGPLAQETEDQIVALPLERVEALGEDLLDFNSLVDLDIWLRRH from the coding sequence ATGTTCACCTACAACTGCCGGATCTTCCAACGCTACGACCGCCCCGTCGCCAGTCTCGCCGTGCTCGCGGACGACAGTCCCAACTGGCGTCCGGGCGCCTTCGGCTGGGACCTGTTCGGCTGTCGGCACGTCCTGGAGTACCCGCTGGTCAAGCTCCTCGATTACGCGCCCCGCCTGGAAGGCCTGTTGGCAGACCCCAACCCCTTCGCCCTGGTCACCGCCGCGCATCTGCTCACCCGCGAGACCCGCGGCGACGCCGAGCGCAGATATGCGGCAAAATGGCGCCTCGCCCGACTACTCTATGAACGGGATTGGGATCGCCAGCGGATCATCGACCTCTTCGCCGTCATCGACTGGATGATGCGCCTGCCTCCCGAGTTGGAAACCAAGCTCTGGCAGGAACTCACCACCCTGGAGTGTAACAAGACCATGCCTTACGTCACCTCTGTCGAACGCATCGGGTATCAGCGGGGGCGCCAAGAGGAGGCCGGTGCCCTCGTGCAAAAATTGCTTCGGCGCCGGTTTGGCCCGCTTGCTCAGGAAACCGAGGATCAAATCGTGGCCCTGCCGCTGGAGCGAGTCGAAGCACTTGGCGAAGACCTTCTGGACTTCAACTCCCTCGTGGACCTGGACATCTGGCTGCGTCGGCACTGA